Proteins from a genomic interval of Acidobacteriota bacterium:
- a CDS encoding protein-L-isoaspartate(D-aspartate) O-methyltransferase, producing the protein MTPEDRYALARHRMVERQIRARGVRDERVLEAMESVPRECFVPPGTEGEAYADHPLPIGLGQTISQPYIVAYMTEEARIRPADRVLEIGTGSGYQAAVLSRVAAEVFTVECLPDHARAAASLLARLGCANVSCREGDGRQGWPERAPFDAILVTAAAEGPPPALVEQLAPGGRMIIPLGGCYGAQYLCRLRRTDAGAVIREPLIGVRFVPLVTPGERL; encoded by the coding sequence ATGACGCCGGAGGACCGTTACGCCCTGGCCCGGCACCGGATGGTGGAGCGGCAGATCCGCGCCCGCGGCGTGCGGGACGAGCGGGTCCTGGAGGCCATGGAATCGGTCCCCCGGGAGTGCTTCGTGCCCCCCGGGACGGAGGGGGAGGCCTACGCGGACCACCCCCTCCCCATCGGCCTCGGCCAGACCATCTCCCAGCCCTACATCGTGGCCTACATGACCGAGGAAGCCCGGATCCGCCCCGCGGACCGCGTTCTGGAAATCGGGACGGGGTCCGGGTACCAGGCCGCCGTCCTCTCCCGGGTGGCCGCGGAGGTCTTCACCGTGGAATGCCTGCCGGACCACGCCCGCGCGGCGGCGTCCCTGCTCGCGCGCCTGGGCTGCGCCAACGTCTCCTGCCGGGAGGGGGACGGCCGCCAGGGGTGGCCGGAGCGGGCGCCCTTCGACGCCATCCTCGTCACGGCGGCGGCGGAAGGCCCCCCCCCGGCCCTGGTGGAGCAACTCGCCCCCGGCGGCCGGATGATCATCCCGCTCGGGGGGTGCTATGGGGCCCAGTATCTCTGCCGGCTCCGCCGGACCGACGCCGGCGCCGTGATCCGGGAACCCCTCATCGGCGTCCGCTTCGTCCCGCTGGTCACCCCGGGAGAGAGGCTGTAG
- a CDS encoding class I SAM-dependent rRNA methyltransferase, which produces MRVLRMLHDYHRRIRRGHRWAWRNDFEPGTFDGLPAGSVVRLESREGEFLGLGFANGASHVAVRVMTERDEPVDGALIRERVRQAVAWRQVVRRGDETFRAVYGESDGLPGLAADRYGPVLVLSQSVAGMEPWTDALAAALDEALHPETILLKNTNRLRVLEGLPLEKRLLKGAWDGPVEAVYDGARVLVDCLGGRKTGLFLDHRENRRLLAGLVRGGETVLDLFSHCGLWAFGALARGAARAVCVDADAAAVELGAASARLNGWADRAAFVQADTLAFLEGETRAFDIVVLDPPAFVKKKRFLRDGLELYALANAAALRRVAPGGLFVTSSCSSFVDGDALARAVDEAAADQGLRLQLVATGTQALDHPVLAPMPETRYLKCLFYRRVR; this is translated from the coding sequence ATGAGAGTCCTCCGCATGCTTCACGACTACCACCGGCGCATCCGGCGGGGCCACCGCTGGGCCTGGCGCAACGACTTCGAGCCGGGGACGTTCGACGGCCTCCCGGCCGGCTCCGTCGTCCGACTGGAGAGCCGCGAGGGGGAGTTCCTCGGCCTCGGGTTCGCCAACGGCGCCTCCCACGTGGCCGTCCGCGTGATGACCGAGCGCGACGAACCCGTGGACGGGGCCCTCATCCGCGAACGCGTCCGGCAGGCCGTGGCGTGGCGGCAGGTCGTGCGGCGGGGCGACGAGACCTTCCGGGCGGTCTACGGCGAGTCCGACGGCCTGCCGGGGCTGGCGGCGGACCGCTACGGGCCCGTGCTCGTCCTCTCCCAGAGCGTGGCGGGGATGGAGCCCTGGACCGACGCCCTGGCCGCCGCCCTGGACGAGGCGCTCCACCCCGAGACCATCCTGCTGAAGAACACCAACCGCCTGCGGGTCCTGGAGGGCCTCCCCCTGGAAAAGCGCCTGCTCAAGGGCGCGTGGGACGGCCCCGTGGAGGCCGTCTACGACGGGGCCCGCGTCCTCGTCGACTGCCTGGGCGGACGGAAGACGGGCCTGTTTCTCGACCACCGGGAGAACCGGCGGCTCCTGGCCGGCCTCGTCCGGGGCGGCGAGACCGTGCTGGACCTCTTCAGCCACTGCGGTCTCTGGGCCTTCGGCGCCCTGGCCCGCGGGGCCGCCCGCGCCGTCTGCGTCGATGCCGACGCCGCCGCGGTGGAACTCGGCGCCGCCTCCGCCCGCCTCAACGGGTGGGCGGACCGGGCGGCCTTCGTCCAGGCGGACACGCTGGCCTTCCTCGAGGGGGAGACCCGGGCCTTCGACATCGTGGTGCTCGACCCCCCGGCCTTCGTCAAGAAGAAACGCTTCCTCCGGGACGGCCTCGAACTCTACGCCCTGGCCAACGCCGCCGCGCTCCGGCGGGTCGCCCCCGGCGGGCTCTTCGTCACCTCCTCCTGCTCCTCCTTCGTCGACGGCGACGCCCTCGCCCGAGCCGTGGACGAGGCCGCGGCCGACCAGGGCCTCCGCCTGCAGCTCGTCGCCACGGGCACCCAGGCCCTCGACCACCCCGTGCTCGCCCCCATGCCCGAGACCCGCTACCTGAAGTGCCTTTTCTACCGGAGGGTGAGATGA
- the ssnA gene encoding putative aminohydrolase SsnA, with the protein MLILKNATILQFHPAEVRPGVDIAVEGCRIREVGPGIAAKYPEGRIMDLSGMFVSPGIVCSHNHFYSALARGILADIPPADNFVHQLQNLWWRLDRALDEESVWYSGLVGALEAVKAGVTAVVDHHASPAFITGSLSTLKRAFAETGLRGVLSYEVTDRNGEAGMEEGVRENADFLRSLAADRETPQTHLVEGAVGGHAPFTLNDRALGLMAEVVAESGRGVHVHVAEDAYDPAFSRHVSQSSPLARLRDARLLNDKALVVHGVFLSDEDLEILGEYDGFLLHNARSNMNNHVGYRRGLGDIRNVALGTDGIGSDMYAETQAAFFKNRDAGAGLWPGDFLRFLQNGNVILERYFGCRFGCVAPGFAADLTVTDYAPPTPLSADNVAGHFAFGMSARDVHTVIVNGRVVYENRRFPKDVSAVYAQAAEVAGRMWKRMNGIW; encoded by the coding sequence ATGCTGATCCTCAAGAACGCCACGATCCTTCAGTTCCACCCGGCCGAAGTCCGGCCGGGGGTCGACATCGCCGTCGAGGGGTGCCGGATCCGGGAGGTCGGGCCCGGGATCGCCGCGAAGTACCCCGAGGGCCGGATCATGGACCTGTCCGGGATGTTCGTCAGCCCGGGCATCGTCTGCTCTCACAACCACTTCTACTCGGCCCTGGCGCGGGGGATCCTGGCGGACATCCCCCCTGCCGACAACTTCGTCCACCAGCTCCAGAACCTGTGGTGGCGTCTCGACCGGGCCCTGGACGAGGAGTCGGTCTGGTACAGCGGCCTCGTCGGCGCTCTCGAAGCCGTCAAGGCCGGGGTCACCGCCGTGGTGGACCACCACGCGTCGCCCGCCTTCATCACGGGCTCCCTTTCCACGCTCAAGCGCGCCTTCGCCGAGACCGGCCTGCGGGGGGTCCTCTCCTACGAGGTCACCGACCGCAACGGCGAAGCGGGCATGGAAGAGGGGGTGCGGGAGAACGCGGACTTCCTCCGCTCCCTCGCCGCCGACCGTGAGACCCCCCAGACCCACCTCGTGGAGGGCGCGGTGGGCGGCCACGCCCCCTTCACCCTCAACGACCGCGCCCTGGGGCTGATGGCGGAGGTGGTGGCCGAGTCCGGCCGCGGCGTCCACGTGCACGTGGCGGAGGACGCCTACGACCCGGCCTTCTCACGCCACGTGAGCCAGTCCAGCCCCCTCGCCCGGCTTCGCGACGCCCGGCTGCTCAACGACAAGGCCCTCGTCGTCCACGGGGTCTTCCTGTCGGACGAAGACCTGGAGATCCTGGGCGAGTACGACGGGTTCCTGCTCCACAACGCCCGGTCCAACATGAACAACCACGTGGGCTACCGGCGGGGCTTGGGGGACATCCGCAACGTCGCCCTGGGGACCGACGGGATCGGGTCCGACATGTACGCCGAGACCCAGGCCGCCTTCTTCAAGAACCGCGACGCCGGGGCCGGGTTGTGGCCCGGGGACTTCCTCCGCTTCCTCCAGAACGGCAACGTGATCCTGGAGCGCTACTTCGGGTGCCGTTTCGGCTGCGTGGCCCCGGGCTTCGCCGCGGACCTCACCGTCACCGACTACGCGCCGCCCACCCCGCTGTCCGCCGACAACGTGGCGGGGCACTTCGCCTTCGGGATGAGCGCCCGGGACGTGCACACCGTCATCGTCAACGGCCGCGTGGTCTACGAGAACCGCCGGTTCCCGAAGGACGTGTCCGCCGTCTACGCCCAGGCCGCCGAGGTGGCCGGCCGGATGTGGAAGCGGATGAACGGGATCTGGTAA
- the ygfK gene encoding putative selenate reductase subunit YgfK, with protein MGDKMHPLPFETLLNWVRTEYERAASIFGIPETRFYRKQGYPSLDLFGRPCAMPLGPAAGPHTQLAPNLLAAFLAGGRFMELKTVQIMDTLEIPKPCIDAEGEGYNTEWSTELTVEQALEEYLKAWVMTHLLQKVLFQQEMKPGFVFNMSVGYTLEGIMSPKIDAFIEGLKDASRHPVFRSCVDRVVTGANQGEFDRMLERNGLNRGALEGIEAVPPAVCGSVALSTMHGCPPADIEAICRYLLSEKKLDAYVKLNPTLLGHDFVLKTLRDRGYRHIGLREHSFTHDLQYPDAVAMLRRLVAFAADQGRRFGIKLSNTLAVVNAKGALPGDEMYMSGRALHPLTLTLAARLAAEFDGRLPISYSGGADAFNLADLFACGVRPVTVATDLLKPGGYLRMAQMAERLDAAPEEVWQRDRIDVARLEDLARQAVRPSREGERVSARAGMKKRDPLPLFDCAMAPCVTNCPIRQDVPEYARLLSRGLFAEALELVASRNPLPHITGTLCDHQCMAACTRNDYEAPVRIRDLKLAAAVNGGPSVQKAPVPPQKDVRVAVVGAGPSGLAAACFLARGGLRVTVFDRRAEAGGTVRHVIPRFRIAPEAIAKDIEHVRRFGVDFAQETPENLTVESLRARGFTYVYLAIGAGTSNPLPLDGDPAKVHDAVEFLLAFNRDASAVALGRSVVVVGGGNSAMDGARAALRVPGVERVTIVYRRTEAQMPADREEFDNALADGVVFRELLVPVSLSADGQLKCQAMALGEPGRDGRPVPVPVPGRFETLPADTVIAAIGEKVDTDFLRHCGLELDERGWVKADPATLETTVPGVFIGGDAWRGPSTVVESIADGRTAAEVILGREGCALSPFPKTVPEDSALSITCRRGRLQDAAPGALADTAAVRAEAERCLQCATVCDKCVEVCPNRANVALDVSGDGEHFANAHQILHLDDFCNECGNCATFCPWDGKPYLGKFTVFGSLDEFKASRNKGFIVVGEPGAQVAWIRLNGEVFERPLDIGAESVHHETPAPEPAMRMALSLVRKIRAEFPHLLFHRL; from the coding sequence ATGGGCGACAAGATGCACCCCCTTCCCTTTGAAACGCTTTTGAACTGGGTCCGCACCGAGTACGAGCGGGCGGCCTCCATTTTCGGCATCCCGGAGACCCGCTTCTACCGCAAGCAGGGCTACCCGTCCCTCGACCTCTTCGGCCGTCCCTGCGCCATGCCCCTGGGGCCTGCCGCCGGCCCGCACACCCAGCTGGCCCCCAACCTGCTGGCCGCCTTCCTCGCCGGCGGGCGTTTCATGGAACTCAAGACCGTCCAGATCATGGACACCCTCGAGATCCCCAAGCCCTGCATCGACGCGGAGGGGGAGGGCTACAACACCGAGTGGTCCACGGAGTTGACGGTGGAGCAGGCCCTGGAAGAGTACCTCAAGGCCTGGGTCATGACCCACCTGCTCCAGAAAGTGCTCTTCCAGCAGGAAATGAAACCGGGCTTCGTCTTCAACATGAGCGTGGGGTACACCCTCGAGGGAATCATGTCCCCCAAGATTGACGCCTTCATCGAGGGCCTCAAGGACGCCTCCCGCCACCCGGTGTTCCGGTCCTGCGTGGACCGGGTCGTCACCGGGGCCAACCAGGGCGAGTTCGACCGGATGCTGGAGCGCAACGGCCTCAACCGCGGCGCCCTGGAGGGGATCGAGGCGGTCCCGCCCGCCGTCTGCGGCTCGGTGGCCCTGTCCACCATGCACGGGTGCCCGCCGGCCGACATCGAGGCCATCTGCCGCTACCTCCTGTCCGAGAAAAAGCTCGACGCCTACGTGAAGCTCAACCCCACGCTGCTCGGGCACGACTTCGTCCTGAAGACCCTTCGCGACCGCGGTTACCGTCACATCGGGCTCCGGGAGCACTCCTTCACCCACGACCTCCAGTACCCCGACGCCGTCGCCATGCTCCGGCGGCTCGTCGCGTTCGCCGCGGACCAGGGCCGCCGCTTCGGGATCAAGCTCTCCAACACCCTGGCGGTGGTGAACGCCAAGGGGGCCCTCCCGGGTGACGAGATGTACATGTCCGGGCGCGCCCTCCACCCCCTGACCCTCACCCTGGCCGCGCGCCTGGCCGCGGAGTTCGACGGCCGGCTGCCCATCTCCTACTCGGGCGGGGCGGACGCCTTCAACCTCGCCGACCTCTTTGCCTGCGGGGTCCGGCCGGTCACGGTTGCCACCGACCTGCTCAAACCCGGCGGTTACCTCCGGATGGCTCAGATGGCGGAGCGTCTCGACGCCGCCCCCGAAGAAGTGTGGCAGAGGGACCGCATCGACGTGGCCCGGCTCGAGGACCTGGCCCGCCAGGCCGTCCGGCCTTCCCGGGAAGGGGAACGGGTGTCGGCCCGGGCCGGGATGAAGAAGCGGGACCCCCTGCCCCTCTTCGACTGTGCCATGGCCCCCTGCGTCACCAACTGCCCCATCCGCCAGGACGTCCCCGAGTACGCCCGGCTGCTGTCCCGGGGGCTTTTCGCCGAGGCGCTGGAACTGGTCGCCTCCCGGAACCCCCTCCCCCACATCACCGGGACCCTCTGTGACCACCAGTGCATGGCCGCGTGCACCCGGAACGACTACGAGGCGCCGGTCCGGATTCGCGACCTCAAGCTCGCGGCCGCGGTGAACGGCGGCCCGTCGGTGCAGAAGGCCCCCGTCCCCCCGCAGAAGGACGTCCGCGTCGCCGTGGTGGGCGCCGGCCCCTCCGGCCTGGCCGCGGCCTGTTTCCTCGCCCGGGGCGGTCTGCGGGTCACCGTCTTCGACCGCCGGGCGGAGGCCGGCGGCACGGTGCGCCACGTCATCCCCCGGTTCCGGATCGCCCCGGAAGCCATCGCCAAGGACATCGAACACGTCCGCCGCTTCGGCGTGGACTTCGCCCAGGAGACGCCCGAGAACCTCACGGTGGAAAGCCTGCGGGCCCGGGGCTTCACCTACGTCTACCTCGCCATCGGCGCCGGGACGTCGAACCCCTTGCCGCTGGACGGCGACCCGGCGAAGGTCCACGACGCCGTGGAGTTCCTCCTGGCATTCAACCGGGATGCGTCCGCGGTCGCCCTCGGCAGGTCCGTCGTCGTGGTGGGCGGCGGAAACTCCGCCATGGACGGCGCCCGGGCCGCCCTCCGGGTCCCCGGGGTGGAACGGGTGACCATCGTCTACCGCCGGACCGAGGCCCAGATGCCCGCCGACCGGGAGGAGTTCGACAACGCCCTTGCCGACGGCGTGGTCTTCCGCGAGCTGCTCGTGCCCGTCAGCCTCTCGGCGGACGGGCAGCTGAAGTGCCAGGCGATGGCCCTGGGCGAGCCGGGCCGCGACGGGAGGCCCGTCCCCGTGCCGGTCCCCGGCCGCTTCGAGACCCTCCCGGCGGACACGGTCATCGCCGCCATCGGCGAGAAGGTGGACACCGACTTTCTCCGACACTGCGGCCTCGAGCTGGACGAGCGGGGCTGGGTGAAGGCGGACCCGGCGACCCTGGAAACCACCGTCCCCGGCGTCTTCATCGGCGGCGACGCCTGGCGCGGGCCGTCCACCGTGGTGGAGTCCATCGCCGACGGCCGGACCGCGGCGGAGGTGATCCTGGGCCGGGAGGGGTGCGCCCTTTCCCCCTTCCCGAAAACCGTCCCCGAGGACTCCGCGCTGAGCATCACCTGCCGGCGGGGACGGCTGCAGGACGCGGCGCCCGGGGCCCTTGCCGACACCGCCGCGGTCCGGGCCGAGGCCGAGCGCTGCCTGCAGTGCGCCACCGTCTGCGACAAGTGCGTGGAGGTCTGCCCCAACCGGGCCAACGTCGCCCTCGACGTCTCGGGGGACGGGGAGCACTTCGCCAACGCCCACCAGATCCTTCACCTGGACGACTTCTGCAACGAGTGCGGCAACTGTGCCACCTTCTGCCCCTGGGACGGCAAGCCTTATCTCGGCAAGTTCACCGTGTTCGGCTCCCTCGACGAGTTCAAGGCCAGCCGGAACAAGGGTTTCATCGTCGTGGGGGAGCCCGGCGCCCAGGTGGCGTGGATCCGCCTGAACGGCGAAGTCTTCGAGCGGCCCCTGGACATCGGGGCGGAATCGGTGCACCACGAGACCCCGGCGCCCGAACCGGCCATGCGCATGGCCCTGTCCCTGGTCCGGAAAATCCGCGCGGAGTTCCCGCATCTGTTGTTTCATAGGCTGTAG
- a CDS encoding rhomboid family intramembrane serine protease, translating to MIPLRDTIRSRTFPVVNTALIAANVLVFLWQLANTHRLNEIFVLYGIVPLRYADPSVAAHFTLWEQAFPFLSSMFLHGGWFHLLGNLWFLYIFGDNVEERLGHLRYLAFYLLCGFSAGAVHLFTSWGSPIPTLGASGAVSGVMGAYLIFFPAARVLTVVPIFLLFPVFEVPAPFFLVYWLGIQLVSGLFTSAEAGGTAWWAHVGGFGAGLLFGKLLDVLPRVGLDRRLDRRTVRQAPPRLQPLGTPPPGPGDGAGEAVLWLTRREADLGARKWVILPVGQGRRAFWVATPAGVRDGEEIRLHGRTLPPEYASEGFPVRVRVTG from the coding sequence GTGATCCCGTTGCGCGACACCATCCGGTCCCGGACCTTCCCCGTGGTCAACACCGCCCTGATCGCCGCCAACGTCCTGGTCTTCCTCTGGCAGCTCGCCAACACCCACCGCCTGAACGAGATCTTCGTCCTGTACGGGATCGTGCCCCTGCGCTACGCAGACCCGTCCGTCGCCGCCCACTTCACCCTCTGGGAGCAGGCCTTCCCCTTCCTCTCCTCCATGTTCCTCCACGGCGGGTGGTTCCACCTCCTCGGGAACCTTTGGTTTCTCTACATTTTCGGCGACAACGTGGAGGAGCGCCTCGGCCACCTCCGCTACCTGGCCTTCTACCTGCTCTGCGGGTTCTCCGCCGGGGCCGTCCACCTCTTCACCAGCTGGGGTTCGCCCATCCCCACCCTCGGCGCCAGCGGGGCGGTGTCGGGCGTCATGGGGGCCTACCTGATCTTCTTCCCCGCCGCGAGGGTGTTGACCGTCGTCCCCATCTTCCTCCTCTTCCCCGTCTTCGAGGTCCCCGCCCCCTTCTTCCTGGTCTACTGGCTGGGAATCCAGCTGGTCTCGGGGCTGTTCACCTCCGCCGAGGCGGGGGGGACCGCCTGGTGGGCCCACGTGGGCGGGTTCGGTGCGGGGCTGCTCTTCGGCAAGCTGCTGGACGTCCTGCCCCGGGTCGGCCTGGACCGGCGCCTGGACCGGCGGACCGTGCGGCAGGCCCCCCCGAGGCTCCAGCCCCTGGGGACCCCGCCGCCCGGGCCCGGAGACGGCGCCGGGGAGGCCGTCCTGTGGCTGACGCGGCGCGAGGCCGACCTCGGGGCGCGGAAGTGGGTCATCCTTCCCGTGGGACAGGGGCGCCGCGCCTTCTGGGTGGCCACCCCGGCCGGGGTCCGGGACGGCGAGGAGATCCGCCTTCACGGCCGCACCCTCCCCCCGGAG